Proteins co-encoded in one Paraburkholderia edwinii genomic window:
- a CDS encoding beta-ketoacyl synthase N-terminal-like domain-containing protein, producing the protein MSAAVERRLAHERRSARVVVTGMGIVSCLGNTLAQVSAALRDGKSGIVRVDAWRERGFASQVAGVASVEHEPPFDRKLERFMGDTARFACHAVKKALDDAALPAHALHSPRAGAVIGSGVGTMSAYDAAMAIAHTRGVDKVPPYTVPQAMSSTASANVAQVFGVEGVAYSPSSACTTSALAIGQALQLIRSGAQDIVLAGGSECLHDNMTLMFDAMHALSRRSNDAPQQASRPYDVARDGFVIASGGGVLVLESLDHALARGARIYAELTGFGQCTDGAGMVTPHAHGIARAIRSALADADAGAGADSAARIGSPDYVNTHGPSTPSGDVEEVRAMQDVWGTDVPPFSSTKGFTGHPLGACGAHEAIYALLMMRDRFIAGNAPIDDADPCIEGMPLVRATRDAVLERVMSVSFGFGGSCASLIFDAWKKA; encoded by the coding sequence ATGAGTGCTGCCGTAGAACGCCGGCTCGCGCACGAACGCCGCTCCGCGCGCGTCGTCGTGACCGGCATGGGCATCGTGTCGTGTCTCGGCAATACGCTCGCGCAGGTGTCGGCCGCGTTGCGCGACGGCAAGAGCGGCATCGTGCGCGTCGACGCGTGGCGCGAGCGCGGCTTCGCGAGCCAGGTGGCCGGCGTGGCGAGCGTGGAGCACGAGCCGCCGTTCGATCGCAAGCTCGAGCGCTTTATGGGCGACACCGCGCGCTTCGCGTGCCACGCGGTGAAGAAGGCACTCGACGACGCGGCATTGCCCGCGCACGCGCTGCATTCGCCGCGTGCGGGCGCTGTGATCGGCTCGGGTGTCGGCACGATGTCGGCGTACGACGCGGCGATGGCGATTGCGCATACGCGTGGTGTCGACAAGGTGCCGCCGTACACGGTGCCGCAAGCGATGAGCAGCACCGCGTCAGCCAATGTCGCACAGGTATTCGGCGTTGAAGGGGTGGCCTATTCGCCGTCGTCGGCGTGCACGACTTCGGCGCTTGCGATCGGGCAGGCGCTGCAGCTGATCCGCAGCGGCGCGCAGGACATCGTGCTCGCGGGCGGCAGCGAATGCCTGCACGACAACATGACGCTGATGTTCGATGCGATGCACGCGCTGTCGCGCCGCTCGAACGATGCGCCGCAGCAGGCGTCGCGCCCGTACGACGTCGCGCGCGACGGCTTTGTGATCGCATCGGGTGGTGGTGTGCTCGTGCTCGAATCGCTCGATCATGCGCTGGCGCGCGGTGCGCGGATTTATGCCGAGCTGACGGGCTTTGGACAATGCACGGACGGCGCGGGGATGGTGACGCCGCACGCGCACGGCATTGCGCGCGCGATTCGAAGCGCGCTTGCGGATGCCGATGCTGGTGCTGGCGCCGATTCTGCGGCTCGAATCGGTTCGCCCGACTACGTGAACACACACGGACCGTCGACGCCGTCAGGCGACGTCGAAGAAGTGCGGGCGATGCAAGACGTGTGGGGCACGGACGTGCCGCCGTTTTCGTCGACGAAGGGTTTCACGGGGCATCCGCTTGGCGCGTGCGGTGCGCACGAGGCGATCTACGCGCTGCTGATGATGCGCGACCGGTTTATCGCGGGCAACGCGCCGATCGATGACGCGGACCCCTGCATCGAGGGGATGCCGCTCGTGCGCGCGACGCGCGACGCGGTGCTCGAGCGTGTGATGTCGGTGTCGTTCGGGTTCGGCGGCAGTTGCGCGAGCCTGATCTTCGATGCCTGGAAGAAAGCCTGA